A stretch of the Capsicum annuum cultivar UCD-10X-F1 chromosome 10, UCD10Xv1.1, whole genome shotgun sequence genome encodes the following:
- the LOC107844406 gene encoding uncharacterized protein LOC107844406, producing MAVVNQLRKYREKVDDVRVVEKILCSLAPKFDYVVCAIEEPKDLDSMTVEQLEGSLQARKEKMKRRKKEPLEQLLKTQASFKNFGGEKSYRGNEQWRDHGCRGGRGRAKSYVNKFKNEDKNHQTFRGRGRGQRRGRGRGAYQGTNEMRYDKSKIECYNCHKFGHYSWECRSNVKEKVNLVENNKKKDESTLLMALTKDYTNDYNSWYLDNGASNHMCGYEDKFVEIKKTPGGNVSFGDTSKIQIEGIGTILISCKNGDHKLINEIY from the coding sequence ATGGCTGTTGTGAATCAACTAAGAAAGTACAGGGAGAAAGTTGATGATGTGCGTGTGGTAGAAAAGATTCTTTGCTCTTTAGCACCCAAATTTGATTATGTGGTGTGTGCTATTGAGGAGCCTAAAGATTTAGACTCTATGACAGTAGAGCAATTGGAAGGTTCTCTACAAGCCcgcaaagaaaaaatgaaaagaagaaaaaaagagccATTAGAGCAACTTCTTAAAACTCAAGCATCCTTTAAAAATTTTGGAGGTGAAAAAAGTTACAGAGGAAATGAACAATGGCGAGACCATGGCTGCCGTGGAGGTCGTGGAAGAGCAAAGAGTTATGtcaacaaattcaaaaatgaagataaaaatcACCAAACATTCAGAGGTCGTGGTCGTGGACAACGAAGAGGAAGAGGACGTGGAGCTTATCAAGGTACCAATGAAATGAGGTATGACAAATCCAAAATTGAGTGCTACAACTGTCATAAATTTGGACATTACTCTTGGGAATGTCGTAGTAATGTTAAAGAAAAAGTTAACCTTGTTgagaacaacaaaaaaaaagatgagtcaacattgttaatggcACTCACAAAAGATTATACAAATGATTACAATTCATGGTATCTTGATAATGGAGCAAGTAATCATATGTGTGGATACGAAGACAAGTTTGTGGAGATCAAGAAGACGCCAGGAGGTAATGTATCTTTTGGAGATACCTCAAAGATTCAAATTGAAGGAATAGGTACGATTTTGATATCCTGTAAAAATGGTGATCACAAATTGATCAATGAGATTTACTAG
- the LOC107845981 gene encoding tubulin beta-2 chain, whose protein sequence is MREILHIQGGQCGNQIGAKFWEVVCAEHGIDSTGRYSGDSDLQLERINVYYNEATCGRFVPRAVLMDLEPGTMDSIRSGPYGQIFRPDNFVFGQSGAGNNWAKGHYTEGAELIDAVLDVVRKEAENCDCLQGFQVCHSLGGGTGSGMGTLLISKIREEYPDRMMLTFSVFPSPKVSDTVVEPYNATLSVHQLVENADECMVLDNEALYDICFRTLKLTTPSFGDLNHLISATMSGVTCCLRFPGQLNSDLRKLAVNLIPFPRLHFFMVGFAPLTSRGSQQYRALTVPELTQQMWDAKNMMCAADPRHGRYLTASAMFRGKMSTKEVDEQMLNVQNKNSSYFVEWIPNNVKSTVCDIPPTGLKMASTFIGNSTSIQEMFRRVSEQFTAMFRRKAFLHWYTGEGMDEMEFTEAESNMNDLVSEYQQYQDATADEEGEYYEDEEEDIHEP, encoded by the exons ATGCGTGAAATTCTTCACATTCAAGGTGGACAATGCGGCAACCAAATCGGTGCCAAATTCTGGGAAGTTGTATGTGCCGAACACGGCATTGATTCAACGGGACGTTACAGTGGCGATTCCGATCTGCAGCTTGAGAGGATCAATGTGTATTATAATGAAGCTACGTGTGGGAGGTTTGTACCGAGGGCAGTGCTTATGGATCTGGAACCGGGGACTATGGATAGTATCAGATCTGGTCCTTATGGACAGATATTTAGGCCTGATAACTTTGTTTTTGGACAATCTGGTGCGGGGAACAATTGGGCGAAAGGACATTATACTGAAGGTGCTGAGTTGATTGATGCTGTGCTTGATGTTGTTCGTAAGGAAGCTGAAAACTGTGACTGCCTTCAAG GATTTCAAGTGTGCCATTCATTGGGTGGAGGAACAGGATCTGGTATGGGAACACTTCTGATCTCCAAGATCAGAGAAGAATACCCAGATAGAATGATGCTTACCTTCTCAGTTTTCCCTTCACCTAAGGTTTCTGATACTGTTGTTGAGCCTTATAATGCTACCTTGTCCGTGCATCAATTGGTTGAAAATGCTGATGAGTGTATGGTCCTTGACAATGAGGCTCTTTATGACATCTGCTTCAGAACCCTAAAGCTTACCACCCCAAGCT TTGGAGATCTAAATCATCTGATATCAGCTACAATGTCTGGTGTCACCTGTTGCCTTCGTTTCCCTGGACAGTTAAACTCTGATCTTAGGAAATTAGCTGTGAATCTGATTCCATTCCCTAGGCTCCACTTCTTCATGGTTGGATTTGCTCCTTTGACGTCACGAGGTTCTCAGCAATACAGGGCTTTGACAGTGCCAGAACTTACACAACAAATGTGGGATGCCAAGAACATGATGTGTGCAGCTGACCCGCGTCATGGAAGATACTTGACTGCCTCTGCCATGTTCAGGGGTAAAATGAGTACAAAAGAGGTGGACGAGCAGATGCTCAATGTGCAAAACAAGAACTCTTCCTACTTTGTTGAGTGGATTCCAAATAATGTTAAGTCAACCGTTTGTGATATCCCACCAACCGGGCTAAAAATGGCATCTACCTTCATTGGAAACTCAACATCCATTCAAGAGATGTTTAGGCGTGTGAGCGAGCAGTTCACTGCTATGTTCAGGAGAAAAGCTTTCTTGCATTGGTACACTGGTGAAGGAATGGACGAGATGGAGTTCACCGAGGCAGAAAGTAACATGAACGATCTGGTTTCTGAATATCAGCAGTACCAGGATGCCACTGCTGATGAGGAGGGAGAATATTATGAGGACGAAGAAGAGGATATCCACGAGCCTTAA